The proteins below are encoded in one region of Candidatus Atribacteria bacterium ADurb.Bin276:
- the bioB gene encoding Biotin synthase, which translates to MREAMNVQSILIKEPGNFNQENLRQLFDLAEHNLPSLLKYANQIRKEQVGDEVHLRGIIEFSNYCSCHCLYCGLRAENRKISRYRLTNQEIFQSVQTAVNYGLKTIVLQSGEDRFYQPEDIARLIEFIKKHFDVAITLSVGEHPHQSYQIWRNAGADRYLLKHETADPILYQKLRPGKNLQDRIECLLDLKDLGYQIGSGNMVGLPGQTLTSLIDDVLLMKKLNVEMAGIGPFLPHPDTPLVGSSAGSLTETLKILAITRIILPTIHLPATTAISTVNDDARRLALESGANVIMPNFTPLTVRDQYVIYPQKIDIIEDPEQSVNKLKKLLKEMNRTISMSYGHAVKIKTYSLTKKEAYHGFGSQ; encoded by the coding sequence ATGAGAGAAGCAATGAATGTCCAGTCTATACTAATCAAAGAACCGGGTAATTTTAATCAAGAAAACCTTCGACAATTGTTTGATTTAGCTGAGCACAATCTTCCTTCCCTCTTAAAGTATGCCAACCAGATCCGTAAAGAACAGGTTGGAGATGAAGTTCACCTCCGGGGGATTATTGAGTTTTCTAATTACTGTTCCTGTCATTGTCTCTACTGTGGATTGCGGGCAGAAAATCGCAAAATATCCAGGTATCGCTTAACCAATCAGGAAATTTTTCAATCAGTTCAGACTGCAGTCAATTACGGGTTGAAAACTATCGTCCTTCAATCAGGAGAAGACCGGTTTTATCAACCTGAGGATATTGCGCGGCTCATCGAATTCATTAAAAAGCATTTTGACGTTGCGATTACCTTATCCGTAGGAGAACACCCCCATCAGAGTTATCAAATCTGGCGGAATGCCGGAGCTGATCGCTATTTATTAAAACACGAAACCGCTGACCCTATTCTCTACCAGAAATTAAGACCAGGGAAAAACCTTCAAGATCGAATCGAATGCTTGTTGGATTTAAAAGACCTCGGTTACCAAATTGGTTCGGGAAATATGGTTGGGCTCCCCGGTCAAACTTTAACATCGCTAATTGATGATGTTCTTCTGATGAAAAAATTAAATGTTGAAATGGCTGGTATTGGCCCCTTTCTTCCCCATCCCGACACGCCTTTAGTTGGTTCTTCTGCCGGTTCTCTCACGGAAACCTTAAAAATTCTGGCTATTACCCGAATCATTCTTCCGACCATCCATCTTCCAGCCACCACTGCCATCAGCACAGTAAATGATGATGCTCGCCGTTTAGCCTTAGAATCGGGAGCAAATGTCATCATGCCCAACTTCACGCCTTTAACAGTTCGCGACCAATATGTCATTTATCCTCAAAAAATCGACATTATCGAAGACCCCGAACAAAGTGTGAACAAGCTAAAAAAACTCTTGAAAGAAATGAATCGGACCATTTCGATGAGTTATGGTCACGCGGTAAAAATAAAAACATATTCTTTAACCAAAAAGGAGGCTTATCATGGTTTTGGTTCTCAATGA
- the thiH gene encoding 2-iminoacetate synthase, protein MVLVLNERKKADFIDENSIENLLEKGKNRHRKEIMDIIEKARMAQGLSPEECAVLLQVEDPEILTEIYKVAQEIKLKIYGKRLVFFAPLYISNYCINNCRYCGYRQDNDFHRRRLSQEEVIEEVKILESMGHKRLALEAGEDLVNCPLDYILETIHTIYGVNKGKGSIRRVNVNIAATTVNNYRKLKEAKIGTYILFQETYHRETYQYMHPQGPKSDYDYHTTALDRAMEAGIDDVGAGVLFGLYNYKFEVLSLLQHALHLEEVFGVGPHTISVPRLRPALGVGSLLSQHLVNDDEFRKIIAVLRLSVPYTGIILSTREKASFRDELASLGISQLSAGSCTGVGGYREEYDQIKESAGIIQDSPQFQVEDHRSPDEVLRSVCQSGYIPSFCTACYRKGRTGDRFMPLAKSGQIQNVCQPNAILTFKEFLEDYASEETKKIGKKTIKEHLEAIPNLQVRKLTEERLKLIENGERDLYF, encoded by the coding sequence ATGGTTTTGGTTCTCAATGAAAGAAAAAAAGCTGATTTTATCGACGAAAATAGTATTGAGAATTTATTAGAAAAGGGAAAAAATCGTCATCGAAAAGAAATTATGGATATCATCGAGAAAGCCCGAATGGCCCAAGGTCTTTCTCCTGAAGAATGTGCCGTTCTCCTTCAGGTTGAAGACCCTGAAATATTAACCGAGATTTATAAAGTTGCTCAGGAGATTAAATTAAAAATTTACGGAAAAAGACTGGTTTTTTTTGCTCCTCTTTACATAAGCAATTACTGTATTAATAATTGCCGATATTGTGGGTATCGGCAAGATAACGATTTTCATCGTCGTCGCTTAAGTCAAGAAGAAGTCATTGAAGAAGTGAAGATCCTTGAGTCCATGGGCCACAAAAGATTAGCCTTAGAAGCCGGAGAAGATCTGGTGAACTGTCCTTTGGATTACATACTTGAAACCATTCATACTATATATGGAGTCAACAAGGGAAAAGGAAGCATTCGGAGGGTGAACGTCAATATTGCCGCTACCACCGTCAATAACTACCGAAAATTGAAAGAAGCCAAAATTGGAACTTACATTCTTTTCCAGGAAACCTACCATCGTGAAACCTATCAATACATGCATCCTCAGGGACCAAAAAGCGATTATGATTATCACACCACTGCTTTGGACCGGGCTATGGAAGCCGGCATCGATGATGTCGGTGCTGGGGTTTTGTTTGGCCTCTACAATTATAAATTTGAAGTTCTCAGCTTGCTACAGCATGCTCTTCATTTGGAAGAAGTATTTGGAGTTGGCCCGCACACTATTTCGGTACCTCGTTTGCGGCCTGCTTTGGGAGTTGGCTCACTCCTCTCTCAACACCTAGTCAATGACGATGAATTTCGTAAAATCATCGCCGTGCTCCGTCTATCAGTTCCCTATACCGGAATCATCCTTTCCACCCGGGAAAAAGCCTCTTTTCGAGATGAGTTAGCTTCGTTGGGGATTTCTCAGCTTAGTGCTGGTTCTTGTACCGGTGTTGGTGGATATCGGGAAGAATATGATCAAATAAAGGAAAGTGCTGGAATAATTCAGGATTCTCCACAATTTCAAGTGGAAGACCACCGCAGCCCCGATGAAGTCTTGAGGAGTGTATGCCAATCGGGTTATATTCCCAGCTTTTGTACCGCTTGCTACCGTAAAGGGCGAACTGGAGATCGTTTCATGCCTTTAGCAAAATCCGGACAAATTCAGAATGTGTGTCAGCCTAATGCCATCCTTACTTTTAAGGAATTTTTAGAAGATTATGCTTCGGAGGAAACTAAAAAAATAGGCAAAAAAACTATCAAGGAACATCTTGAAGCCATTCCTAATTTACAGGTGAGAAAACTAACTGAGGAACGCCTAAAACTCATCGAAAATGGCGAACGAGATTTATATTTTTAA